A genomic segment from Streptomyces sp. NBC_01233 encodes:
- a CDS encoding uracil-DNA glycosylase: MAPRPLNELVEAGWAKALEPVSGQIAAMGNFLRGEIAAGRTYLPAGGNVLRAFQQPFDDVRVLIVGQDPYPTPGMAIGLSFAVAPDVRRLPGSLENIFREMNSDLGLPRPSNGDLTPWTRQGVLLLNRALTTAPGKPAAHRGKGWEEVTEQAIRALVARGKPLVSILWGRDARNLRPLLGDLPAVESAHPSPMSADRGFFGSRPFSRANDLLARQGTQPVDWRLP; the protein is encoded by the coding sequence GTGGCACCACGACCCTTGAATGAACTCGTTGAAGCAGGCTGGGCGAAGGCTCTGGAACCTGTGTCCGGGCAGATCGCCGCCATGGGGAATTTCCTCCGCGGCGAGATCGCCGCGGGCCGGACGTACCTGCCGGCCGGCGGGAACGTACTGCGCGCCTTCCAGCAGCCGTTCGACGACGTCCGCGTCCTGATCGTCGGACAGGACCCCTACCCCACACCGGGGATGGCCATCGGCCTGAGCTTCGCCGTCGCGCCGGACGTGCGCAGGCTGCCGGGCAGCCTGGAGAACATCTTCCGAGAGATGAACTCCGACCTCGGACTGCCGAGGCCGTCCAACGGGGACCTCACCCCGTGGACCCGGCAAGGGGTGCTGCTGCTCAACCGGGCCCTGACGACGGCCCCCGGCAAGCCGGCCGCGCACCGCGGCAAGGGCTGGGAAGAGGTGACCGAGCAGGCGATCCGGGCGCTCGTCGCGCGCGGCAAGCCGTTGGTGTCGATCCTGTGGGGCCGCGACGCGCGCAACCTGCGGCCGCTGCTCGGGGACCTGCCGGCGGTCGAGTCGGCGCACCCCTCGCCGATGTCGGCGGACCGGGGCTTCTTCGGCTCGCGCCCGTTCAGCCGTGCCAACGACCTGCTGGCGCGCCAGGGGACGCAGCCGGTCGACTGGCGACTGCCCTAA